One Thermococcus sp. genomic window, CTTCAGGCCAGAGGGGGACGCTATCCTGATGCTCCATCAGGGGATAAAGGAGCTCATAGAGAAAATGATGGGAATAATCCCCGAGAGCCAGCGCGACTACTTCGAGCTGAGGATGGAAGACCTGCCAAGGGGTTACGTCTACTACGCGCTCGGCCACATCCACAGGGAGTTTGTCACCAGCTACGACATAGGGACGCTGGTCTACCCCGGCTCGCTCCAGCGCTGGGACTTCGGGGACTACGAGCTCAGGTACCGCTGGAACGGGAGGAGCTTCACCCCCGAAGCCGGTACGAGGAAGGGCTTTTACATAGTCGAGGACTGGAAACCCAGATTCATCGAGCTGAAGGTGAGGCCCTTTATAGACGTCAAGCTCAAGGCCGATGAGGAAACTGCCAAGAGGGAACTGAAACGTCTGAGGGATAAGATCCCGAGAGAGGCTTTCGTAAGGCTCGACCTGCGCTGGGAAAGGCCCTACGACGTTTCCCACTTCCAGGAGATTCTGGAGGTCAAGTACCTCTACCTGAGAACGCGCTTTGAGAGGAAGCTGAAGGCCACCAACGGTGGAGAGGTGCCAAGGCCGGCCGAGTACTTCACCCCCGCGGAGCTGAGGGCGATAGAACTGACAGGCGAGAAGAAGTTCGACGCCCTCGATACCGTCGTCGAGCTGTTCCTGGGCGAGTGGGAGGAGAAGCCGAAAGAGCACACAGGGGAGAAGCGTGAAGAGTCCGCCCCGACCAAGGAAGAGCAACCCCAGGGGAAAGAGAAAAAGCCCGAAAAGGCCCAGAAGACGAAGAGACCCCGGCCGAAGGGCAAGCCCACGAGCATTCTCGCTTGGATCGGTGGTGGAGATGAAGATTGAAAAGCTCATAATCAAGGACTTCCGCTCCCACGGACTGACGAAGGTCAACTTCACGAGCGGGATAAACCTCATAATCGGCCAGAACGGCTCCGGAAAGAGCTCCCTCCTCGATGCGCTCCTCGTCGGCCTCTACTGGCCGAGCAAGCCCAAAGACCTCAGAAAGGAGGACATACTCAGGGTGGACGGAAAGTCCACGGAGATAACGGTCTTCTTCGAGAAGGACGGCGTCAAGTACCAGCTCCACAGGAACATAACCAGGGGAATGGCATTCGCCAAGTACCACGACGGAAGCTCCTGGAAGCACGCTACGGAGACGAGCCAGAAGGCCGTGAGGGACTGGATGGAAAAGCTCGTTCCGTACGACGTCTTCCTCAACGCAATTTACATAAGGCAGGGGGAGATCGACGCCATCCTTGAGAGCGACGAGAGCAGAGAGAAGGTCGTCCGCCAGGTTCTCGGCCTCGACAGGTATGAGAACGCCTACAAGAACCTCCTCGAAGTGAGAAAGGAGATAGAACGCAGGATAAAATCGACGGAAGACTACCTAAAGAGCACGGAAAACCTCGACGAGCTGATCGGGGAGATGGAAAAGGAGCTCTCAAACGCCCTCAAAGAGATAAACAAGCTATCCCCCCAGATCCCAAAGCTGGAGAGAGAACTGGGGAGGGTGGAGAAAAAGCTCAGGGAGCTCGACGGCCTGGAGAAGGAGATAAACTCCCTCAGACTTAAGGTCAAGGAGAGGGAGGGGAACCGAAAGCGGCTTGAGACAAAGCTTGAGGGGATTGAGAAACGCATAGCCGAAAGCGAGGAGCGTCTACGCGAGCTGGAGGAGAGGGTAAAGGAGTTCCGAGGACTGAAGGAGAAGGCGGAGCTCTACCTGAAGCTCTCGAACTTCAGGAAGAGGTACGCTGACGAGAAGGCCAGAAACGAGAAGCTCGCCGAGAACTACAGGGCGCAGATTTCGGCGATAGGGGAGCGCCTCACCGAGCTGAGCGAACTGGAGAAGCGCCTCAGGGAGCTGGAGAAAGAGAGGGGCAAGCTCGAAAGGAAACTCAAGAGGCTCGAAAAGGACGCCAGGGCATACGAAGATGCTAGGTCCATATTGTCGCAACTGGAAGGCCTTAAAAAACGCCTCAAGCTTTCCAGAGAAGACATAGAAAAGCTCTCCAAGGAGATAGAGGATGCAAAGAGGAGGAAGGAAGAGATCCAGGCCGAGCTAAACGGGATAAACGAGGAGCGCGGTGGACTGAAAAACCTTGTCAGGGAGAGGAACAAGGCCATAACGGAGCTGAAAAAGGCCAAGGGCAAATGTCCCGTCTGCGGCAGGAAGATGACCGAGAAGCACCGCAGGGAGATAATCGAGAAGTACCAGGCCGAGCTCAAGGAAGTCTCCCTGTCCCTGAGGGAACTCGACGAGAGGGAAAGAGAGCTCAAGAGCGAGCTCGCCAAAATAGACGAGATTCTGAAGGGAGAGCGCGAGCTCATAAGACAGAGAGAGCTCCTCGACCAGATAGCCGGCCTTGAAGAGAGGCTGAAGGAGTTTGACCTTGAGAAGCTCGGGAAAAAGGCGGAGGAATACGAGGGAGCAAAGAAAGAGCTGAGCAGGCTCGAAGGCGAGCTGGAGAGCACGAAGGCCGAGCTTGAGAAGACGAAGGCCCTCGAAAAGAAGAGGGCACTCCTTGAGGGAAAGCTCAAGTCTATCGAGGAAAAGCTGAGGAAGCTCGATGGGGAGCTTAAGGAGATGGGGTTCTCCGGGCTGGAGGAGCTCGACGGAAAGCTTGCCGAGCTTGAACCATCCTACAAGCGCTACCTCGAACTGAAGAACTCAGAGAAAGAGTTCGAGAGGGAGAAGAAGAACCTGGAAAGGCTCAGGCTGGAGCTTGAGGAGGTGAAACGCGGCCTGGACGCCGAGAACAGAGCCCTGAACGCGCTGATGGACGAGCTGGCAGAGAAGGAGAAGCTTTACAGCAGGGAAGAGCATGAGAAGGCCCGGGAAGCCTTCGCCTCCCTCAGGGAGGAGCTGGCCCGGAAGAGGGCCCAGCTGGAGGCCCAAGAGAAGAAGCGCGACGAGACCATGGAGAACCTCAGGAAGCTCAAGGAGGAGAAGGAGAGGAGAAAGGAGAAGGCAAAGGAGCTTGAGGAACTTGAGAAAGCCCGCGAGAGGGTTCAGGCGCTCAGGGAAAAGGTGAGGCGCTACAAGGCCATGCTCAAAGAAGGGGCACTGGCGAAGGTAGGCGAGATAGCCAGCGAGATATTCGAGGAGCTGACCGAGGAGAAGTACTCCGGGGTCACGGTGAAGGCGGAGGAAAACAAGATACGGCTCGGGGTGCTGTACAACGGCAGGGAATACGGTCTCGGATTCCTCAGCGGAGGGGAGAGGATAGCCCTCGGCCTGGCCTTCCGGCTGGCACTCTCGCTCTATCTCGCGGGAGAGATAAGCCTGCTCATCCTGGACGAGCCGACACCCTACCTCGACGACGAGAGGAGGAGAAGGCTCGTCGACATAATGCAGCGCTACCTGAGGAAGATACCGCAGGTCATCGTCGTTTCGCACGACGAGGAGCTGAAAGATGCCGCCGACAGGGTGATACGGGTGAGCCTTGAGAACGGCGTCTCAGTGGTCAAGGAGGTCGAGCTGGGGGTGTAGCTATGGGGTACAGGCTTATAGACAGGGCGAGCGTTGACAGAATAAAGAGGATGCTCCAGAAGGGATACGCCGAGGCCCAGGAGAAGCTGAAAACCATAGAGTGGCGCGAGTTGCCGGAGAGGAGGCAGAGCAGGGTCTACGCCATCGACGGAAGCCAGGGAAAGCAGAGGCTCAGCGGGACGATTTTCTACGCCGTCTCAAGTTACGCCTTCGGCAACGGCCCTGCATACAGGCTGGTCTACACCAACGCGATGCTCTACAACCAGGGCATATCCGACCAGATAATCCGCCTCCAGATGGAGACCCTTGAGAACAAGCTGGGTTTCCTGGCGGCGAGGCTCGGGGAAGTTGATTACGTCATGATGGACGGAACGCTGACCGGCTCGCTCACGAGGCCGCCGGTGTATCCGGAGAGTGTGAGGGGGATAAACGCCCTTCAGGTCGTGCTGGAAGACGAGTTCACCTCCATGATAGAGTTCGTGCTGGAGAGGCTCGGTGAAAACTACCAGAACCTTGAGTCCAGGCTAAAAAAGGAACAGAGGAGCTATGAGGGGGTAATATTCGCGGAGTCCCTCATGAGAGACGTCTTCAGAAAGTTCTTCAGGAACAAGCTCATTGCCCACTCAAAAGGAATCAGGATAAGGAACTGTGAAGCGGCACCGGAAAAGGTATTGATACCGCTCGAAGCCCTTGAGAAATACAGAGGAAAAAGCGTCGAGGAAGCCGTTGAGAACCTGAGGAAGAGATACTGCAGGGAGATAGTGATTGAGGACATCAGAGAGGCCATCCACGTGGTTCTGGGTTACCTCGAATACCTCTACTCCCTGGAGCAGCTGCTCAACCTGGACGTGAACCTGATCTATGTTGCCAAGAGCTTCTACACAAAGAGGTTTGCAAAGAAAGCCGGTATTGACCTCCCCGATGTGCCATATCTCGATGCCTACATCAGAAACAGATTTGGTGAGGAGATTCCAGGATATCTGCCCTTCCCCGAACCTGTAAAGGTTGAACATTCCCTCCCAGAATCACTGAGGGAATTCTTCCCCAAAATTGAAGAAATGAGCTCCCGGGGAGTTTCCTCCGCGTACATCCGCACCATGAAGGGCGGCGTCATATACCTCCTCCAGAGCAACAACGACATAAACGAAGAACTGCTGGGCGGGATACTCTGGCACGAGAGGAACGGATACTTCAGGCCGCTCCAGAGGGCCCATGAGGGGGTGAAAATCGAGAAAAAGGCCTTCGAGGCCGAGCTGAAGGCACTGCTCAACATAATAAAGGCGGAGAGCCCCGAGCTGAGGGTCTTCCTGAAGTACGGAAGAAGCCCGCTGGAGTAAAAAAGAGAAGACTCAGGAGACCGAGGCACTGAAGGTCGCCAGAATCCTCAGGTACGAGCTGTCGACCCCGTTCATGTAGTCCCTTATTTTTCCTCCGGTCTGCCACCTGTCCTGCCCGGCGAGGACTATGACAACCTGCCCCTCGGCCCAGACGTTGGTCTTGACGAACATGCCCCGCTCCCCGTTTCTCACAGCATCCTGCTCGCCGGGAGTTAGGACCTGCCTGACGTAGCCACCGACCCCGTCGTAGGCGTCGGGCCCACCGAGGATCACGATTATCCTGGAGTCCTTGTAGGCCTCAAAATCGTCGGCGGTAACGTGCCTCACCGAGAGGCCAAGTGCCCCCAGCTGCGAAGCCAGCAGGTTGCCCTTGATGTCCCAGTCTATGCCGTTGGAGAGGATAACAACCTCAGGCATCCGAGCCGGCTCGTAGTTCAGAACCCAGTCAACCAGCGCCTTGAGAACCGAGAGCTCCCCGGCACTTCCGGCTTCAAGCTCCAGGGAACTGTAGACGGCACGGTAGTTGCCCTCGGTGGCCAGTATTCCACCGCTGTAGTCACTGGTGCGGGCCAGGAGCATTGGAGCATAGCCTCTAAGCGCATGGAGGAGCCTGACGCGCTCAAGGAGCTTCCTCTCGACGGTGAGCTCAACCCTCAGGCCGTCGCGGCTCACCACAACGCCCCTGTCGGTAACGTCCATGGAGGCGAGGACTTCCGGCAGAACCATTGACGCCGAGAGCGAGAAGTTGAACTGCACACCTGTGATGTTCTTGACGGATTCACCCATCTCCCTCATCCTGAGACTGTTTTCCGAGGCAAAGCGTGAGACGCTCCTCTGGGCTATACCGAAGTGGGTCGGTGAAAGCACGTACTGCCAGCCAACGGTGGAGTAGGTGCTAACATCGATGGTGCCGCCGTTGAACGGCCCCCTGTCGGAGAGAACTAAGGAGTAGCCGGTGTTTACGTAAGGAACCATCGCGGAGGACTGGGTGAGGTTTAGCTCTCCCCTTGCCACCTCCGCAATGGCCAGTGAGTCAAGGCCGAGAAGTTTGGCCAGGCTCGGTGAGTCTTCCACACCCCCTATGTGCTGCGGGTTCGTGGCATCAAAGAGGGTCCCCGCCGTGACCACGAGACCGGCGTGAGTGTTCTCAAGGTAGTCCTCAAGGGCTGAAATCTGCCCCTCGGAGAGCCCCCACTCCGGGAGCCAGAGGTTAGAGAGTATCACCACCCGGGGCTGAAAGCTCTGAAGGGCATCGACGAGCTCATCCGGGGAGACTATCTTTATGTTGTAGTACTTGGCCAGGTCCTCCCAGTGGTGGTCGGAGAGCATCCAGGGTCTCAGGCTGGTCAAAGGCCTCGCAACGGCCTCGAAGTCCGAGAGGTTGTAGTGGTAGAAGCTCCTGGACACGTTAAACTGCGTAATCAGTGAGTCCAGAGACTTCTCAAAGGCCACGGCCTCAACCGAGGGGTCAACTATGAGAACCTTCGGCCCATCGGGGTTGGCAACGTAGTACGAGTAGACCGGACTGTAGGACACGTGCCCCTCGACGTCGGTAACCGCTATCTTAAACTCTATCCTGCTCCCCGGCGGTGCCCCGGGCAGGTTTATCTTGCGGTAGAAGACGTAGAAGTCCTGACTCTCACCGTAGAAGCGACGTATTATGGACTGGTAGAGAGACCAGTTCTCACCGGCAGCGGCGGTTTTGACGTAGGCCGGCTTCCAATCGCCGTCGTTTATCCTGTAGTATGCCTCAACCTTGCCATTGCCTACCGTGACCCCAAAGTCATCGGCTATGTAGAAGTACACGGTGAACTCCTCGTAGGGGCCAACGACAAAATCCTTGGGAATGTTGCCCACTATTATTATCGGCGGCCTCAGCTCCGAGACTATTACGGCCGATGAAGCGGGCGGAAGGAGCATACCGAACAGCAACAGCATTACAAAAACCGCTTTGAGCTTATTCATGCACGCTCACCAACATAATGTAACGCTCCCGGAGTATTTATACTTAGCCCGAAAGGTTTAAACGCCTGGACAAATAATCCATGCCCATGAGGAAGTGGCTCCCGGTACTGGCGTTCCTCTCGATCATCGCCGGGTTCCTCGGCGTTTACATAGGCTCTGTCAGCCTGACCCCCTCGGACGTAACGGCCAGCGTGGCCTACGGAATAAAATCCATCCTGTCGGGGATATTCCCATCCATAAACCCCGGGGAGAGGCCGAGGGCTTTCATCATAGTGTGGGAGCTCCGCCTTCCAAGGGTCCTGCTGGCCTACCTGGTGGGACTCTCCCTCGCCTCGGCCGGTGTTGCCAGCCAGGCCCTATTCAGGAACGCCTTGGCTGACCCATACATAATCGGCGTGAGCGCAGGCGCTGGGGTAGGCGCCGCCCTGGGCGCAATTTACGCCCCCTCGCACATGGGGACCTTCGCCCTCGTGTCGGCCCTTCTTTCGGTGCTCATAGTCTACGCCGTCTCCAGGGTCGACGGCCACGTCCCGGTTGACACCCTCCTGCTGGCTGGCATAGCCTACGGCTTCCTGGCGAGCGCGGTTACATGGTACCTCATAATAAGCCAGGGAGAAAGGGCCCACATAACTTGGATGTGGCTCATGGGCACGTTCAACGGCTCAAGCTGGGGCAACGTTGGTGAGATGTTTATTGTCGCACTCCTCGGCGTCGGCTTTCTCGTGTGGAAGTGGAGGGAACTGAACCTGATACTCTTCGGAGAGGAGAGCATCGCCCTCGGTCTCGACGTTCACCTCTATCGGAAACTCTTTATCGGGACAATAGCCCTCCTAACGGCCTTCTCCGTCTCGGCAGCAGGGATAATCGGCTTCATCGGACTCGTCAGCCCCCACATAATGCGCCTTATCCTCGGACCGAACCACAGAAGCCTCACTCCAGCGAGCGCCCTCTTCGGGGGCGTTCTGCTCGTTTTTGCCGATCTGCTCGCCAGAACTGTGGCAAAGCCGACGGAACTGCCCGTTGGCATCATAACCGCCCTCATGGGGGCACCGTTCTTCCTGTACCTCCTGATGAAGCACAAGAGGGGTGAGCTGTACTCATGAAGGCCCTTGAGGTCAAAGTTTCCTTCGCCTACGGGGAGAGGGAAGTCCTCAGGGGGGTGGGGTTCACCGCCGGGAGAGGGGAGCTTTTGGCCATAATCGGCCCCAACGGCGCCGGAAAGTCAACCCTCCTCAAGTGCCTGGTCGGGATCCTCAGACCGAGGGGTCACGTTATGCTCGACGGGACGAACCTGCTTGAGCTCAGGCCCAGGGAGCGGGCCAAGCTCATAACCTACGTCCCCCAGAGTTCATTCCCCGAGTTCGCCTTCACCATAGAGGAGTTCGTCGAGCTCGGCACCTACGCGACGAGGGGGAGCGTCGAAGGGGCCCTGAAAAGGGTTGGCCTCTGGGAGCGCAGGAGGGAGCAGATAACGGCGTTAAGCGGCGGCGAATACCAGCTGGCACTTATAGCGAGGGCGCTGGCACAGGGAAGCGAGGTAGTTCTCCTGGATGAGCCGACGAGCCACCTTGACATAAACCACGCCCTTGAGATAATGGAACTCCTGAAGGAACTGAGCCGGGAGAGGATAGTCATAGCAGTTCTCCACGACCTCAACCTAGCCCTCCGCTACGCGGACAGGCTAGTCCTTCTGAAGGAGGGGGAGAAGTACTGGGAAGGAAAACCGGAGGAGCTGAAGCCCGAAACCATCGAGGAAGTCTACGGGGTGAAGGCAAAGATAGCCGAAGTCGATGGCCACAGAGTTCTTCTGGCAGGGGTCTGAAAGCAAGTGCAGGAAAACACAAAAGGGTCGTTCTGACCGCAGATGCCGTAAAGGGACCCCTCCTGATGAGGAGCGATGAGAGAAACACCGCAG contains:
- a CDS encoding iron ABC transporter permease — encoded protein: MRKWLPVLAFLSIIAGFLGVYIGSVSLTPSDVTASVAYGIKSILSGIFPSINPGERPRAFIIVWELRLPRVLLAYLVGLSLASAGVASQALFRNALADPYIIGVSAGAGVGAALGAIYAPSHMGTFALVSALLSVLIVYAVSRVDGHVPVDTLLLAGIAYGFLASAVTWYLIISQGERAHITWMWLMGTFNGSSWGNVGEMFIVALLGVGFLVWKWRELNLILFGEESIALGLDVHLYRKLFIGTIALLTAFSVSAAGIIGFIGLVSPHIMRLILGPNHRSLTPASALFGGVLLVFADLLARTVAKPTELPVGIITALMGAPFFLYLLMKHKRGELYS
- the nurA gene encoding DNA double-strand break repair nuclease NurA; amino-acid sequence: MGYRLIDRASVDRIKRMLQKGYAEAQEKLKTIEWRELPERRQSRVYAIDGSQGKQRLSGTIFYAVSSYAFGNGPAYRLVYTNAMLYNQGISDQIIRLQMETLENKLGFLAARLGEVDYVMMDGTLTGSLTRPPVYPESVRGINALQVVLEDEFTSMIEFVLERLGENYQNLESRLKKEQRSYEGVIFAESLMRDVFRKFFRNKLIAHSKGIRIRNCEAAPEKVLIPLEALEKYRGKSVEEAVENLRKRYCREIVIEDIREAIHVVLGYLEYLYSLEQLLNLDVNLIYVAKSFYTKRFAKKAGIDLPDVPYLDAYIRNRFGEEIPGYLPFPEPVKVEHSLPESLREFFPKIEEMSSRGVSSAYIRTMKGGVIYLLQSNNDINEELLGGILWHERNGYFRPLQRAHEGVKIEKKAFEAELKALLNIIKAESPELRVFLKYGRSPLE
- the mre11 gene encoding DNA double-strand break repair protein Mre11; this encodes MKFAHMADVHLGFEQYRLPYRAEEFAQAFREAVENAVAEGVDFILIAGDLFHSSRPSPETIKTAIEVLEKPREAGIPVFAIEGNHDRTQRKVSAYHLLEGLGLLHLIGLRDEKIENEYLTSERLGGKYLVRGVFERGGETIEIHGLKYMSAAWLERNRLAEIFRPEGDAILMLHQGIKELIEKMMGIIPESQRDYFELRMEDLPRGYVYYALGHIHREFVTSYDIGTLVYPGSLQRWDFGDYELRYRWNGRSFTPEAGTRKGFYIVEDWKPRFIELKVRPFIDVKLKADEETAKRELKRLRDKIPREAFVRLDLRWERPYDVSHFQEILEVKYLYLRTRFERKLKATNGGEVPRPAEYFTPAELRAIELTGEKKFDALDTVVELFLGEWEEKPKEHTGEKREESAPTKEEQPQGKEKKPEKAQKTKRPRPKGKPTSILAWIGGGDED
- the rad50 gene encoding DNA double-strand break repair ATPase Rad50, which codes for MKIEKLIIKDFRSHGLTKVNFTSGINLIIGQNGSGKSSLLDALLVGLYWPSKPKDLRKEDILRVDGKSTEITVFFEKDGVKYQLHRNITRGMAFAKYHDGSSWKHATETSQKAVRDWMEKLVPYDVFLNAIYIRQGEIDAILESDESREKVVRQVLGLDRYENAYKNLLEVRKEIERRIKSTEDYLKSTENLDELIGEMEKELSNALKEINKLSPQIPKLERELGRVEKKLRELDGLEKEINSLRLKVKEREGNRKRLETKLEGIEKRIAESEERLRELEERVKEFRGLKEKAELYLKLSNFRKRYADEKARNEKLAENYRAQISAIGERLTELSELEKRLRELEKERGKLERKLKRLEKDARAYEDARSILSQLEGLKKRLKLSREDIEKLSKEIEDAKRRKEEIQAELNGINEERGGLKNLVRERNKAITELKKAKGKCPVCGRKMTEKHRREIIEKYQAELKEVSLSLRELDERERELKSELAKIDEILKGERELIRQRELLDQIAGLEERLKEFDLEKLGKKAEEYEGAKKELSRLEGELESTKAELEKTKALEKKRALLEGKLKSIEEKLRKLDGELKEMGFSGLEELDGKLAELEPSYKRYLELKNSEKEFEREKKNLERLRLELEEVKRGLDAENRALNALMDELAEKEKLYSREEHEKAREAFASLREELARKRAQLEAQEKKRDETMENLRKLKEEKERRKEKAKELEELEKARERVQALREKVRRYKAMLKEGALAKVGEIASEIFEELTEEKYSGVTVKAEENKIRLGVLYNGREYGLGFLSGGERIALGLAFRLALSLYLAGEISLLILDEPTPYLDDERRRRLVDIMQRYLRKIPQVIVVSHDEELKDAADRVIRVSLENGVSVVKEVELGV
- a CDS encoding ABC transporter ATP-binding protein — protein: MKALEVKVSFAYGEREVLRGVGFTAGRGELLAIIGPNGAGKSTLLKCLVGILRPRGHVMLDGTNLLELRPRERAKLITYVPQSSFPEFAFTIEEFVELGTYATRGSVEGALKRVGLWERRREQITALSGGEYQLALIARALAQGSEVVLLDEPTSHLDINHALEIMELLKELSRERIVIAVLHDLNLALRYADRLVLLKEGEKYWEGKPEELKPETIEEVYGVKAKIAEVDGHRVLLAGV